TCCCTTACAAAGAGGCGGAAAGAAATTTGAAACACTTTCTTTATGTAAAACTTGTCATACACAAATTCACGCTCTTTTTACCAATCGAGAACTTGCAACACACTATCATACTCTTGAATCATTGAAGAGAGATCAAAAAATTATTAAGTTCCTTAGATTTATAGCGAATGTTCCTGCAGATTCTCATGTAGAAATAAAAAAATCAAGACATGTTAGGGTAAGTAGTTAAATATATGTTTAAGCATTTTATATATGAAAAGAAAAAGCACTAATCATCACAAGATTAGTGCTTCAAGTTTCACTTGATATTTAATATAGAATACTGAAAAAATAACAAATCAGTAATCTAATCTATTTTAAACTATATACCTAACTTAAATTTTCAACAATTTCTGATGCATTAAATGACTTCTTAAGTAATCCTTTTTTCACAAGCCAATCTATATTATCTTGCCATACTTTTGTATCTTGAGATAAGAATTGTGCATCTTTTGTTTCCATAACAGGAATCAAAGTATTAAAACTCTTCTTTTCAACACTTTCAGTAAGTGGGAAGTTTTCTGCATTTTGGTTTTCCATTAGTATTTTAAGTGATTCATCTGGATTAGATTTCATATCGTCAAAGCCTTTTTTAGATGCTCTTAAAAATCTTTCTATTTTATCAGAATTCTTATTAAGATTATCTTCACCTGCAACAAATACAAGTTCATAGTAATTAGGAACTCCATATTCAGTTGGTGAGAAGTAATTTAAATCAAAGCCTTGTTCTTCCATTGCCGGAACTTCATGATTTACAAGACATCCTATAGTTGCATCTACATTTCCTGTTGTCATTGAACTCATAAGATCAAAGCCTACATCAACTGTTTGTGCAGATTCCTTTTTCTCTCCTACATTTTCAAGCATTGTAGAAATAATAGATTCCGAAAGTGCTGTTCCACCATATCCTATTTTCTTGCCTACAAGGTCTTTTGCACTTTTGATATTTTTATCCTTTAATGAAAGTACTACGCTTAAAGGTGATTGAACAATTGTTCCAACAGCCTTTATAGGAATATTTTCATTTCCTCTTGCCATTACTGTATCTTGTAGATAATAAATTCCAAGGTCAGCTTTTCCAGCTGCAGTAAGTGCTATTGCATCATTTGAATTTGCAGGAAACTGAATATTCACCTTTAATCCTTCTTGTTCATAGTATCCCTTTTGTATAGCTGTGTAAATAAAGCCGTGAACTGCATTAGGATACCAATCTAAGACAACACTTACCTCCTCAAGTTCTTTTTTTTCATTTGTTTCTGACTTGCTAGCCGTTTTATTACAGCCTACCATTGCAAACGTCATTAAACATGACATTGCTAAGGCTAAAATTCTTTTTTTCATTAATTAAATCTCCTTCCTCCAAGTAATTACTTTTTTCTCGATTATATTTACAATTGCAACTACAATCATAGCTGCAACTGAAAGTAACACAATTGGTGCAAACACACCTGCTCCATCTAATTGACTCATCATTCTTTTACTAAAATATCCTAGTCCACTTTGTGCTCCAAGCCATTCAGCTATTGCTGCACCAATTATACTAAGTGGTATTGCCATCTTTATTGCTGAAAAGAAATATGGTAATGCAGTTGGAATCTTAAGTTTTATGAAAATATCTTTTTTACTTGCACCATAAGTTATTAAAAGCTCTTCCATTTCTCTTTTTGTAGATTTAAATCCATCATAAAC
The DNA window shown above is from Clostridium beijerinckii and carries:
- a CDS encoding ABC transporter substrate-binding protein, producing MKKRILALAMSCLMTFAMVGCNKTASKSETNEKKELEEVSVVLDWYPNAVHGFIYTAIQKGYYEQEGLKVNIQFPANSNDAIALTAAGKADLGIYYLQDTVMARGNENIPIKAVGTIVQSPLSVVLSLKDKNIKSAKDLVGKKIGYGGTALSESIISTMLENVGEKKESAQTVDVGFDLMSSMTTGNVDATIGCLVNHEVPAMEEQGFDLNYFSPTEYGVPNYYELVFVAGEDNLNKNSDKIERFLRASKKGFDDMKSNPDESLKILMENQNAENFPLTESVEKKSFNTLIPVMETKDAQFLSQDTKVWQDNIDWLVKKGLLKKSFNASEIVENLS